From the Saimiri boliviensis isolate mSaiBol1 chromosome X, mSaiBol1.pri, whole genome shotgun sequence genome, one window contains:
- the LOC101032146 gene encoding large ribosomal subunit protein eL29-like — protein MAKSKNHTTHNQSRKWHRNGIKKLRSQRYESLKGVDPKFLRNMRFAMKHKKGLKKMQANNAKATSARAEAIKALVKPKEVKPKIPKAGVSRKLDRLAYIAHPKLGKRARARIAKGLRLCRPKAKAKAKDQNKAQAVAPASVPAQSPKDAQAPTKASE, from the coding sequence ATGGCCAAGTCCaagaaccacaccacacacaaccagtCCCGAAAATGGCACAGAAATGGTATCAAGAAACTCCGATCACAAAGATACGAATCTCTTAAGGGGGTGGACCCCAAGTTCCTGAGGAACATGCGCTTTGCCATGAAGCACAAGAAGGGCCTAAAGAAGATGCAGGCCAACAATGCCAAAGCCACGAGTGCACGTGCCGAGGCCATCAAGGCCCTCGTAAAGCCCAAGGAGGTTAAGCCCAAGATCCCAAAGGCGGGTGTCAGCCGAAAGCTCGATCGACTTGCCTACATTGCCCACCCCAAGCTTGGGAAGCGTGCTCGTGCTCGCATTGCCAAGGGGCTCAGGCTCTGCCGGCCAAAGGCTAAAGCCAAGGCCAAGGATCAAAACAAGGCCCAGGCTGTAGCTCCAGCTTCAgttccagctcagtctcccaaagatgCCCAGGCCCCCACAAAGGCTTCAGAGTAG